In Leptodesmis sichuanensis A121, the following are encoded in one genomic region:
- a CDS encoding glycosyltransferase family 2 protein — MSGNLDDAMMRELPPEWEVPAFTITEFAPRKTRFCIGIPIINEGDRIRAQLQQMADLGLPELADIVIADGGSTDGSTSRDRLVPVRVRTLLTKTGKGKLSAQLRMFFAYALLQGYEGMVIIDGNNKDGVEAIPKFLTALEQGWDYVQGSRYIPGGVEKNTPLSRKLAVILLHAPVISLAARFRYTDTTNGFRALSRAFLLDPRLQPFRHIFDTYNLHYYLSVMAPRLGYRVKELPVSRIYPAKGPTPSKIKGFKGELHILSQLFKAALGFYSP; from the coding sequence ATGAGCGGAAATTTGGATGATGCAATGATGCGGGAACTGCCGCCGGAGTGGGAGGTGCCAGCCTTCACCATCACAGAATTCGCCCCTCGAAAAACTCGCTTTTGCATCGGCATTCCGATTATCAATGAGGGCGATCGCATTCGTGCCCAGTTGCAGCAAATGGCGGATCTGGGGTTGCCGGAACTGGCGGATATTGTGATTGCCGATGGTGGTAGTACGGATGGTTCTACCAGTCGCGATCGGCTCGTTCCGGTGAGAGTCCGCACGCTGCTGACGAAAACGGGCAAAGGGAAATTGAGTGCCCAACTGCGAATGTTCTTTGCCTATGCGCTGCTGCAGGGCTATGAAGGCATGGTGATCATTGATGGGAATAACAAAGACGGGGTAGAAGCCATTCCCAAATTCCTCACTGCCCTGGAGCAGGGTTGGGACTATGTGCAGGGGTCGCGCTACATTCCCGGCGGGGTGGAAAAGAATACACCACTGTCTCGTAAACTGGCGGTGATTCTGCTCCACGCTCCGGTAATCAGTCTGGCGGCCCGCTTCCGCTATACCGATACGACGAACGGCTTCCGGGCACTCAGTCGAGCTTTTTTGTTAGATCCTCGCCTGCAGCCCTTCCGCCACATCTTTGATACCTATAACCTGCACTACTACCTATCGGTGATGGCTCCCCGCTTGGGCTATCGGGTCAAGGAACTGCCAGTATCTCGCATTTATCCCGCCAAAGGCCCGACTCCCAGTAAAATTAAAGGCTTCAAAGGCGAATTGCATATTCTCTCGCAATTGTTTAAAGCCGCATTGGGGTTTTACAGTCCATAG
- a CDS encoding sugar phosphate isomerase/epimerase family protein, which translates to MKLTISNIAWTDAVDAEVLSSLPEWGVTAVEVAPTRIWPDWKATEQDAIAYRETLQKQGLTCSSLQAIVYNQPDLKLFGTAAERAALVAHLKRVADLAAALGAGPMVFGAPKNRDRGDLDEKTAFRKAADLFAEVGEYCHQKGVCLCLEPNPTEYGCNFITDSSSGVELVRQVNSPGFRLHLDAAGMYLAWEEIPQALEQAIEVLEHIHISEPNLGNFATPKVDHRQMASTLKTLGWDKWISIEMRATDTPVESVKQALDTVKSIYEVG; encoded by the coding sequence GTGAAGTTAACTATTTCCAACATTGCCTGGACAGACGCTGTTGATGCCGAAGTTTTATCCTCCCTGCCAGAGTGGGGCGTAACCGCTGTAGAAGTCGCTCCCACACGCATTTGGCCGGATTGGAAGGCTACGGAACAGGACGCGATCGCCTATCGGGAAACCTTACAGAAACAAGGATTAACCTGTTCCTCTCTGCAAGCCATTGTCTACAACCAACCGGACTTGAAACTGTTTGGTACAGCAGCAGAACGCGCCGCTTTAGTCGCACACCTGAAGCGGGTGGCCGATTTAGCCGCCGCCCTGGGAGCAGGCCCGATGGTGTTTGGCGCACCCAAGAATCGCGATCGCGGCGACCTGGATGAGAAAACCGCGTTTCGTAAGGCCGCAGACCTGTTTGCGGAAGTTGGCGAGTACTGTCATCAGAAAGGCGTGTGCCTCTGTCTGGAACCGAATCCGACGGAGTATGGCTGTAACTTCATTACAGATAGCTCCAGTGGGGTGGAATTGGTGCGGCAGGTCAATTCTCCGGGCTTCCGGTTACATCTGGATGCCGCGGGGATGTATCTGGCTTGGGAAGAGATCCCGCAGGCACTGGAGCAGGCGATCGAGGTGTTGGAACATATTCATATCAGTGAGCCAAACTTGGGCAACTTTGCGACTCCCAAAGTGGATCATCGCCAGATGGCCAGCACTCTCAAAACCCTGGGCTGGGATAAATGGATCTCGATCGAGATGCGAGCCACGGATACGCCAGTCGAAAGTGTGAAACAGGCGCTGGATACGGTGAAATCAATTTACGAGGTGGGATGA
- a CDS encoding element excision factor XisH family protein, with translation MSKRDDLHFLLHRTLEKDGWTITDDSSILVLEQTLLKVDLGDEQCFTAEKRGRADPCSDCCRYQK, from the coding sequence ATGTCCAAGCGAGACGATTTACACTTCCTCCTACATCGCACACTCGAAAAAGACGGTTGGACAATCACAGATGACTCTTCGATCCTGGTACTGGAACAAACTCTCCTCAAAGTTGACCTGGGAGATGAGCAATGCTTCACCGCCGAGAAGCGAGGAAGGGCTGACCCCTGCTCTGATTGCTGCAGGTATCAAAAGTGA
- a CDS encoding NAD-dependent epimerase/dehydratase family protein has protein sequence MPTAGLIGYTGFVGSNLNRLATFDAHYNTQNIGEIEGQRFDLLVCAAPQAKKWWANQHPDEDLALVQQLMEHLKQARVDRFVLISSIDVFPRIAEVDERFDCTSQENHAYGRHRLLLEQFVTAQFPWVHILRLPGLFGPGLRKNVIFDMMHHNEVEKINPDSQFQWYDVTRLWQDVQTVMANDLRLVMLATEPVATVAIQQRCFPDLEIGGAANAPVYYDVRTCYADVFGGGHGYMLNQSQVLDAIDRFVALEKPVNS, from the coding sequence ATGCCAACTGCGGGACTGATTGGATATACCGGATTTGTTGGAAGCAACCTCAACCGTCTTGCCACCTTTGATGCTCACTACAACACCCAGAACATCGGTGAGATCGAGGGGCAACGCTTTGATCTTCTGGTGTGTGCCGCGCCCCAGGCGAAAAAGTGGTGGGCCAACCAGCATCCCGATGAAGATCTGGCTCTGGTTCAGCAACTGATGGAGCATCTCAAGCAAGCCAGGGTCGATCGCTTTGTGCTGATTTCCTCGATCGATGTGTTTCCCCGGATTGCAGAAGTGGATGAACGCTTTGACTGCACCAGCCAGGAGAATCATGCCTACGGTCGCCATCGCCTGCTGCTGGAACAGTTCGTCACTGCTCAGTTTCCGTGGGTTCACATCCTGCGGCTACCGGGCTTGTTTGGGCCGGGACTCCGCAAGAACGTCATCTTCGACATGATGCATCACAACGAAGTGGAGAAGATTAACCCGGACAGCCAGTTTCAGTGGTATGATGTGACCCGCCTCTGGCAGGATGTGCAGACCGTAATGGCCAACGACCTGCGACTGGTGATGCTGGCGACCGAACCTGTAGCCACAGTAGCAATTCAACAGCGTTGTTTTCCTGATCTGGAAATTGGGGGAGCGGCCAATGCCCCGGTATACTACGATGTCCGAACCTGCTATGCTGATGTGTTTGGAGGGGGGCATGGATATATGCTCAACCAATCGCAAGTTCTGGATGCCATCGATCGCTTTGTTGCTCTTGAGAAACCTGTAAACTCGTGA
- the puuE gene encoding allantoinase PuuE yields the protein MTEHYPRDLIGYGRNPVHPQWPQNARVAVQFVINYEEGGETCLLHGDQASETFLSEIVGAVPLMGLRHMNMESCYDYGSRAGFWRLYRIFTDRALPVTVYGVAMALERNPEAVAAMKEANWEIASHGYRWIDYKYFSEAAEREHLQQAIAIHTRVTGERPLGWYTGRNSPHTRKLVVEAGGFLYDSDSYADDLPYWVHDYGQPHLVIPYTLDNNDMRFATPQGFNSGDQFFAYLKDAFDVLYTEGETAPKMMSVGLHCRLVGRPGRAASLARFLDYVQQHDRVWICRRVDIARHWHEKHKG from the coding sequence ATGACTGAACACTACCCCAGAGATTTGATTGGCTATGGCCGGAATCCCGTTCATCCTCAATGGCCCCAGAATGCACGGGTAGCCGTGCAGTTTGTGATTAATTATGAGGAAGGGGGCGAAACCTGTCTTCTGCATGGAGATCAGGCATCGGAAACGTTTTTATCGGAGATTGTGGGTGCGGTTCCTTTAATGGGTTTACGGCACATGAATATGGAATCCTGCTATGACTACGGCAGTCGAGCTGGATTCTGGCGGTTGTACCGGATATTTACCGATCGCGCCCTGCCCGTCACCGTCTATGGGGTGGCGATGGCACTGGAACGGAATCCGGAGGCGGTGGCTGCCATGAAGGAAGCGAATTGGGAGATTGCCAGTCATGGCTACCGGTGGATTGATTACAAATATTTCAGTGAAGCCGCTGAACGGGAGCATTTGCAACAGGCGATCGCGATTCATACACGGGTGACAGGGGAGCGGCCCCTCGGTTGGTATACTGGACGCAACAGTCCCCATACCCGGAAATTGGTGGTGGAAGCGGGCGGTTTCCTGTACGACTCGGATAGTTACGCGGATGATCTGCCGTACTGGGTGCATGACTATGGCCAACCCCACCTGGTGATTCCCTACACGCTGGATAACAACGATATGCGGTTTGCGACTCCCCAGGGTTTTAATTCCGGCGACCAGTTTTTTGCCTACCTGAAAGATGCTTTTGATGTGCTGTATACCGAGGGCGAGACGGCTCCCAAAATGATGAGTGTGGGCTTACATTGTCGCCTGGTGGGTAGACCAGGACGGGCGGCAAGTCTGGCGCGGTTTCTGGATTATGTGCAGCAGCACGATCGCGTGTGGATTTGTCGCCGGGTGGACATTGCCCGTCATTGGCATGAGAAGCATAAGGGGTAA
- a CDS encoding DUF29 family protein, which produces MINFRLQIQEGLETSPSLKSFLQDVFTKQYKNSRKLLLNASELDAHLMPEDPEFTLEQALDSVSACTITT; this is translated from the coding sequence ATCATCAACTTTAGGTTACAAATTCAGGAAGGGCTAGAGACAAGCCCTAGCTTGAAGTCATTTTTGCAGGATGTTTTCACCAAGCAATACAAAAATAGTAGAAAACTATTGCTCAACGCGAGTGAGTTGGATGCGCATTTGATGCCTGAGGATCCTGAGTTTACTCTGGAACAAGCCCTGGATTCGGTATCGGCTTGCACAATTACCACTTGA
- a CDS encoding UPF0182 family membrane protein — MNVFSRSIPFLLLFGVIGLLLFHFLVHLLTESWWFHSVGFSQVFWTPITWQLGLGITTFVLYSLSLWANYRLAIRWTQELPLQEWGDSGINMQAISDRLVLGAIALVSWIAATATAPSWETVLKFLHPSQFGIKDPIFQHDVGYYVFHLPFYQGVWTWFFVLLLLELGIAATVYGLSRAGLQLQDWQHYLQGGAKTHLGVLLAAIAALMAIHFWLKRYDLLYGSDGVVFGIGYTDAHARLFAYTVLSWLAVGVAIALLMSIWRRGLALSLRTIGLFILSWFVLSGLVPWAQQQFFVAPNELTAEKPYLQNNIQFTQNAYRLHDVQRQNYAAQAQLNLQALQENQPTIRNIRLWDYRPLLSTYRQLQEIRLYYKFSDVDIDRYTLNDAYQQVMLSGRELAYDQLPQEAKTWVNQRLKYTHGYGLVMSPVNRVTSDGLPNFYIKDIPPVSTINLPVNQPRIYYGQETGNYIFTGTKTEEFDYPQGEANTFTTYTGTGGVPLPSFWQRLIYAIDRGSIQILISNYFTHQSRIHYHRQIQDRVRHITPFLRFDSDPYLTLIDGRLQWILDAYTVSDRYPYSEPVSRSKNIDAILNDNTIATTIRGNVNYIRNSVKVVIDAYNGTVQYFAMDESDPVLNTYRQIFPQLFTPAAAVPPALKAHFRYPEDLFKIQAQMYLSYHMSNPEAYYNREDLWKFPVQTYEGNEQVMQPYYVVMRLPDTQKEEFILILPFTPSNKDNMIAWMAARSNGQEYGKLLLYEFPKQSLVYGPRQIEARIDQDPQISQQFTLWSQAGSKVIRGDLLVIPIARSLLYVEPVYLRAEQGELPQLKRVIVAYDKAITMQETLEQSLAAIFGSGQAPAPGTPAPVTGATAALARSALEAYQRADAALRQGNWADYGRYQNELQRILQQMNQ, encoded by the coding sequence ATGAACGTATTCTCAAGAAGCATTCCTTTCCTCTTGCTATTTGGAGTCATTGGATTGCTTCTTTTTCATTTTCTGGTGCATCTCCTGACAGAAAGCTGGTGGTTTCACTCCGTTGGGTTTTCCCAGGTTTTTTGGACACCAATTACCTGGCAATTAGGCTTAGGAATTACCACGTTCGTTCTTTACAGTCTTTCTCTGTGGGCTAACTATCGGCTGGCTATCCGCTGGACCCAGGAACTTCCCTTGCAGGAGTGGGGAGACAGTGGCATTAATATGCAGGCCATTTCTGACCGGCTTGTGCTGGGTGCGATCGCCCTGGTCTCCTGGATTGCCGCCACCGCAACAGCCCCCTCATGGGAAACAGTCTTAAAGTTCCTGCATCCATCACAATTTGGGATCAAGGATCCCATCTTTCAGCACGATGTTGGTTACTATGTCTTTCATTTGCCCTTCTACCAGGGAGTATGGACATGGTTCTTTGTTCTGTTGTTGCTAGAACTGGGAATTGCTGCCACGGTATATGGGTTAAGTAGAGCAGGATTGCAACTGCAGGATTGGCAACACTATTTACAGGGAGGAGCTAAAACCCATCTGGGAGTATTACTGGCTGCGATCGCCGCTTTGATGGCTATACATTTCTGGCTGAAGCGATATGATTTACTTTATGGTAGCGATGGCGTTGTTTTTGGGATTGGCTATACAGATGCCCATGCCCGCTTATTCGCGTATACAGTATTGAGTTGGTTAGCGGTGGGAGTGGCGATCGCGCTGCTTATGTCTATCTGGCGGCGGGGGCTGGCCTTATCCCTACGGACGATCGGCTTATTCATCCTCAGTTGGTTTGTCTTGAGCGGCCTTGTGCCCTGGGCGCAACAGCAGTTTTTTGTCGCTCCCAATGAGTTGACGGCAGAGAAACCATATTTGCAAAACAACATCCAATTTACCCAGAATGCCTACCGTCTCCACGATGTGCAACGACAGAATTATGCAGCCCAGGCCCAACTCAATCTCCAGGCGTTGCAAGAGAACCAACCTACAATACGCAATATTCGCTTATGGGATTACCGTCCACTTTTAAGTACCTACCGCCAGTTGCAGGAAATTCGCCTGTACTACAAGTTTTCCGATGTTGATATCGATCGCTACACGCTCAACGATGCCTATCAACAGGTCATGCTATCGGGTCGAGAACTGGCTTATGACCAACTTCCTCAGGAGGCCAAAACCTGGGTCAACCAGCGGTTGAAATATACGCATGGATATGGCCTGGTCATGAGTCCAGTCAACCGGGTTACCTCGGATGGATTGCCCAATTTCTATATCAAAGATATTCCTCCCGTATCAACGATTAATCTGCCAGTTAATCAACCGCGCATTTATTACGGCCAGGAAACAGGCAATTATATTTTTACGGGAACGAAGACGGAGGAATTTGACTATCCTCAGGGGGAAGCCAATACTTTTACAACCTACACTGGAACAGGCGGAGTTCCCCTGCCGTCCTTCTGGCAGCGCTTGATCTATGCCATCGATCGCGGCAGCATTCAAATTCTGATTTCCAACTATTTCACCCATCAGTCTCGGATTCATTACCATCGCCAAATTCAAGATCGAGTCAGGCATATCACTCCCTTTTTACGGTTTGACAGTGATCCCTACTTAACCCTGATTGACGGACGGTTGCAGTGGATTCTCGATGCCTATACCGTGAGCGATCGCTATCCCTACTCGGAGCCTGTCTCTCGCAGCAAGAATATCGATGCCATTCTGAACGACAACACGATCGCCACCACAATTCGGGGCAATGTTAATTACATTCGTAACTCTGTCAAAGTAGTGATAGATGCCTATAACGGGACAGTACAGTATTTTGCAATGGATGAATCCGATCCCGTTCTGAATACCTATCGTCAGATCTTTCCTCAGTTATTTACACCTGCTGCCGCTGTTCCACCTGCCCTGAAAGCCCACTTCCGCTATCCCGAAGACCTATTCAAGATTCAGGCGCAGATGTACCTCAGCTATCACATGAGTAATCCGGAGGCTTACTACAATCGGGAAGACCTCTGGAAGTTTCCGGTGCAGACCTACGAAGGCAATGAACAGGTGATGCAGCCCTATTACGTGGTGATGCGCTTACCGGACACGCAAAAGGAAGAATTTATTCTGATCCTGCCCTTCACACCCTCCAATAAAGACAACATGATTGCCTGGATGGCCGCTCGTTCCAATGGGCAGGAATACGGCAAGCTGTTACTGTACGAATTTCCCAAACAAAGTCTGGTCTATGGCCCCCGGCAAATTGAAGCCCGGATTGATCAAGATCCCCAGATCTCGCAACAATTCACTCTCTGGAGTCAGGCTGGCTCAAAGGTGATTCGGGGCGATTTACTGGTGATTCCGATCGCGCGATCGCTGCTTTACGTGGAACCCGTTTACCTGCGGGCCGAGCAGGGCGAACTGCCGCAACTGAAACGAGTAATTGTGGCCTATGACAAAGCCATCACCATGCAGGAAACCCTGGAGCAATCCCTGGCCGCGATTTTTGGCAGTGGACAAGCCCCTGCACCAGGAACCCCCGCACCAGTCACCGGAGCAACTGCAGCCCTGGCGCGATCGGCACTGGAGGCTTATCAACGAGCCGATGCCGCTCTCCGTCAAGGCAACTGGGCAGATTATGGACGGTATCAAAACGAATTACAAAGAATTTTGCAGCAGATGAACCAGTAA
- a CDS encoding ABC transporter permease has protein sequence MDNNLAFLSDYLSASLRLSIPLAFAALGGLFSERSGVLNIALEGMLLTGAFVSAAVTFATGNVWAGTVAAIAAGSLVGLLHAFLSVTLRVDQLVSGLAINLSAAGLTAFGARLVFNLETTQKLAGIPAIAIPGLSQIPLLGPLLFNQDLLAYSLLLLIPLITYLLFHTSLGLTLRAVGEYPRAADTAGIQVAWVRYVSVALSGILAALGGAYLVLVHVKFFTEGMSAGKGFIALAALIFGRWHPVYTALACLLFGATEALQLRVQAFNLAIPYQLLTMLPYATALLALIGLAGKSTPPAALGIPYVKESTDE, from the coding sequence ATGGACAACAACCTCGCCTTCCTTTCCGATTACCTCTCTGCCAGTTTGCGCTTATCCATTCCCCTGGCATTTGCGGCATTAGGAGGACTGTTTTCGGAACGATCGGGCGTGTTGAATATTGCCCTGGAGGGGATGTTACTCACAGGGGCATTTGTCAGTGCGGCCGTTACTTTTGCCACCGGCAATGTTTGGGCCGGGACAGTCGCCGCGATCGCGGCAGGCAGTCTGGTGGGTCTGCTCCATGCCTTTCTGAGTGTGACCTTGCGAGTTGATCAACTGGTGTCGGGATTAGCGATCAACCTGTCAGCCGCTGGATTAACGGCTTTCGGGGCACGGCTCGTTTTTAACCTGGAAACCACCCAAAAACTGGCAGGAATTCCAGCGATCGCCATTCCCGGCCTGAGCCAGATTCCCCTCTTGGGGCCGCTGCTGTTTAACCAGGATCTGCTGGCCTACAGCCTGTTGCTGCTGATTCCGCTGATCACCTATCTGCTCTTTCACACCAGTTTAGGACTGACCTTGCGGGCGGTCGGAGAGTATCCCAGGGCAGCAGATACGGCGGGCATTCAGGTGGCCTGGGTGCGGTATGTCAGTGTTGCTCTCAGTGGCATCTTGGCGGCGCTGGGTGGTGCCTATCTGGTGCTGGTGCATGTCAAGTTTTTTACGGAAGGGATGAGTGCAGGCAAAGGCTTTATTGCCCTGGCCGCCCTGATTTTTGGCCGCTGGCATCCGGTTTATACGGCCCTGGCCTGCCTGTTGTTTGGAGCGACGGAAGCCCTGCAACTGCGAGTGCAGGCATTCAATCTTGCCATTCCCTACCAGTTACTCACCATGCTGCCCTATGCCACTGCGCTTCTCGCCTTAATTGGGCTGGCCGGAAAATCCACTCCTCCCGCCGCGCTGGGCATCCCCTATGTCAAAGAAAGCACCGATGAGTAA
- a CDS encoding CTP synthase, with protein MTKFVFVTGGVVSSIGKGIVAASLGRLLKSRNYSVSILKLDPYINVDPGTMSPFQHGEVFVTEDGAETDLDLGHYERFTDTSMSRLNSVTTGSIYQAVLNKERRGDYEGGTVQVIPHITNEIKERILRVANNTSPDVVITEIGGTVGDIESLPFLEAIRQFRKEVGRQNVLYMHVTLIPWIPAAGEMKTKPTQHSVKELRSIGIQPDILVCRSDRPLPPGLKEKISNFCDVPTECVIASPDAASIYEVPLVLEREGLANQAIELLQLEQRNPDLAQWATLVERLYRPTRQLEIAIVGKYVRLGDAYLSVVEALRHAAIELNSALNIRWINSEDIEEHGAEKYLAGVNGIIVPGGFGIRGVDGKIAAITYARTHKIPFLGLCLGMQCSVIEWARHVAHLEDANSAEFNPQAHNPVINLLPEQQDVVDLGGTMRLGLYPCRLAPNTLAFSLYKEEVVYERHRHRYEFNNAYRNLFIESGYTISGTSPDSRLVEIIELADHPFFIATQFHPEFQSRPNQPHPLFRGLIRAALATQPESPAGAAVNSYADPLQESSPDKEVHPVTSSLISPAEVS; from the coding sequence ATGACTAAATTCGTGTTTGTCACCGGCGGTGTCGTTTCCAGTATCGGTAAAGGGATTGTGGCGGCCAGCCTGGGACGGTTGCTGAAATCACGCAATTATTCAGTTTCCATCCTCAAACTGGATCCCTATATCAATGTGGATCCGGGTACGATGAGTCCGTTTCAACACGGGGAGGTATTTGTCACGGAAGATGGGGCCGAGACTGACCTGGATCTGGGACACTACGAGCGCTTCACCGACACCTCCATGTCCCGGTTGAACAGTGTGACGACGGGATCCATTTACCAGGCGGTCTTAAACAAGGAGCGTCGGGGAGATTACGAAGGCGGCACCGTACAGGTGATCCCCCACATCACAAATGAGATCAAGGAACGAATTCTGCGCGTCGCTAATAACACCTCTCCCGATGTTGTAATTACGGAAATTGGCGGCACGGTCGGTGATATCGAGTCTCTGCCGTTCCTGGAAGCGATTCGCCAGTTTCGTAAAGAAGTGGGCCGACAAAATGTGCTGTATATGCACGTCACCCTGATTCCCTGGATTCCGGCAGCGGGAGAAATGAAGACCAAACCCACGCAGCACTCTGTCAAAGAATTGCGATCGATTGGGATTCAGCCGGATATTCTGGTTTGCCGTAGCGATCGCCCCCTGCCACCCGGACTGAAGGAGAAAATCTCCAACTTTTGTGATGTCCCCACAGAATGTGTAATTGCCTCACCCGATGCCGCCAGCATCTACGAAGTGCCGTTAGTTCTAGAGCGCGAAGGATTGGCGAACCAGGCGATCGAGCTATTGCAGTTAGAGCAACGCAATCCCGATCTGGCGCAATGGGCGACGCTAGTGGAGCGACTGTACCGTCCCACTCGCCAACTGGAGATTGCGATCGTCGGTAAGTATGTGCGTCTGGGCGATGCCTACCTGTCTGTGGTAGAAGCGTTGCGCCATGCAGCGATCGAACTCAACAGTGCTCTCAATATCCGTTGGATTAATTCAGAGGATATTGAAGAGCACGGCGCGGAAAAGTATCTGGCCGGAGTCAATGGCATTATTGTGCCGGGAGGATTTGGCATTCGGGGGGTGGATGGCAAAATTGCCGCCATCACGTATGCCCGTACACATAAGATTCCTTTCCTGGGGCTGTGTTTGGGAATGCAGTGTTCCGTAATCGAATGGGCCAGACACGTAGCTCATTTAGAGGATGCCAACAGTGCCGAGTTTAACCCCCAGGCTCATAATCCTGTAATCAACCTGTTGCCCGAACAGCAAGATGTGGTGGATCTGGGTGGCACGATGCGATTGGGCCTCTATCCCTGCCGTCTGGCTCCGAACACACTGGCCTTCAGTCTGTATAAAGAAGAGGTGGTGTATGAACGGCACCGCCATCGATATGAATTCAACAATGCCTATCGCAATTTGTTCATCGAATCTGGATATACCATTAGCGGCACTTCTCCCGATAGCCGGCTGGTGGAGATTATTGAATTAGCTGATCATCCCTTCTTTATTGCCACCCAGTTTCACCCTGAGTTTCAATCGCGACCGAATCAGCCCCATCCTTTATTCAGAGGTTTAATTCGAGCGGCGTTAGCGACCCAACCGGAATCCCCGGCAGGTGCTGCCGTTAACTCCTATGCCGACCCTTTACAGGAATCCTCACCGGACAAGGAGGTGCATCCAGTAACTTCATCCCTGATCTCTCCGGCTGAGGTTTCGTAG
- the recF gene encoding DNA replication/repair protein RecF (All proteins in this family for which functions are known are DNA-binding proteins that assist the filamentation of RecA onto DNA for the initiation of recombination or recombinational repair.), with product MYLRTLHLRQFRNYVDQQVDFSAPKTILVGDNAQGKSNLLEAVELLSTLRSHRTSRDRDLIRDDAPLAQITASLEREIGTVDLSMVLRSNSRRTVALNGQSLRRQLDFLGTLNLVQFSSRDLDLVRGGPEQRRAWLDALLIQLEPVYAHVLQQYVHILRQRNALLKRRQEAFNNNPLISPVPAIGEDSGDRASTSMSSPATEMALWDAQLAVAGTRVIRRRARVVERLAPLAAHWHRAISGHQEELTLAYQPHVPIAQDDPAVVQAAFLSKLQERAIAEQHQGTTLVGPHRDEVEFTINQTSARQYGSQGQQRTLVLALKLAELKLIEEVIGEPPLLLLDDVLAELDLHRQNQLLETIQDRFQTLITTTHLGSFDAQWLKSSQIFSVKAGHLLASPLLE from the coding sequence ATGTACCTCCGCACCCTTCACCTTCGCCAGTTTCGTAATTATGTAGACCAGCAGGTAGACTTTTCAGCCCCGAAGACGATTCTGGTGGGGGATAATGCTCAGGGAAAATCAAATTTACTGGAAGCGGTAGAGCTACTCTCCACGCTGCGATCGCACCGTACTTCCCGCGATCGAGACTTAATTCGGGATGACGCTCCCCTGGCTCAAATTACGGCCTCCTTAGAACGGGAGATTGGTACAGTTGATCTGTCTATGGTGCTGCGGAGTAACAGTCGGCGCACAGTCGCGCTGAATGGTCAATCCCTGCGCCGCCAATTGGATTTTCTGGGAACCTTGAATCTGGTGCAGTTCTCCAGCCGGGATTTAGACCTGGTACGCGGTGGCCCGGAACAACGACGCGCCTGGTTAGATGCCCTCCTGATCCAACTGGAACCGGTGTATGCCCATGTGTTGCAGCAATACGTCCATATTCTCCGCCAGCGCAATGCTTTGTTAAAAAGGCGGCAGGAGGCATTCAACAATAATCCCCTTATTTCCCCTGTTCCGGCCATCGGGGAAGACTCCGGCGATCGCGCCTCTACCTCCATGTCCTCACCTGCTACGGAAATGGCGCTCTGGGATGCTCAGTTAGCCGTAGCTGGAACACGAGTGATCCGCCGACGGGCGAGAGTAGTAGAGCGACTGGCTCCCCTGGCGGCACACTGGCACCGGGCGATCAGCGGCCATCAAGAAGAATTAACCCTGGCCTACCAACCCCACGTCCCCATTGCCCAGGATGATCCGGCTGTGGTGCAGGCCGCTTTTCTCAGCAAGCTGCAAGAGCGGGCGATCGCAGAGCAACATCAGGGAACTACCCTGGTTGGGCCGCACCGGGATGAGGTAGAGTTTACAATTAACCAGACTTCAGCACGACAGTACGGCTCTCAGGGGCAACAACGGACATTGGTATTGGCCCTCAAATTGGCTGAGTTGAAGTTGATTGAGGAGGTGATTGGCGAACCACCGTTGCTGCTGCTGGATGATGTGCTGGCTGAACTGGACTTGCACCGGCAAAATCAGTTACTGGAAACGATTCAGGATCGCTTTCAGACCCTGATCACCACGACCCATCTCGGTTCCTTTGATGCCCAATGGCTGAAGTCGTCTCAGATTTTTTCCGTGAAAGCGGGTCATCTCCTTGCCTCTCCCCTGCTTGAATGA